A window of Pusillimonas sp. T7-7 contains these coding sequences:
- a CDS encoding TRAP transporter substrate-binding protein — MQRRTFIKKAGLGLASAAAVGAPAVHAQSTLRWRMATSYNTSLLAHHTAAEKFTKLVSEMSGGKFTISLHHAGELMPAFGVLDGVQSGTVQCCFTAPYYFVGKDETFALGSGIPFGLNSRQMTAWMFRGNGLKLMREFYKKYNIISFPMGNTGTQMGGWFRKPIETLDDVKGLKIRIPGLAGNVFERLGAVPQQIPGSDIYTSLEKGTIDAAEWVGPLDDMSLGLNKVAPHYYYPGWWEGSAQVDLFVNTEAFEQLPDEYKAIIEAASAVGHITMQSVYDAENPNALKQLVAGGAKLHRFSKPIMDASFKESMALFEDISAKNENWKKVYDDFKKFRADQNLWFKFAEGSFDQYMHTQKL; from the coding sequence ATGCAAAGACGTACATTTATAAAAAAGGCCGGCCTAGGCCTGGCATCGGCTGCGGCTGTTGGCGCCCCGGCAGTACACGCGCAGTCCACTTTGCGGTGGCGGATGGCAACCAGCTATAACACTTCGCTTTTGGCACACCATACTGCTGCAGAAAAATTCACTAAACTCGTATCCGAGATGTCGGGCGGCAAATTCACTATTTCATTACATCACGCAGGCGAGCTTATGCCAGCGTTTGGTGTATTGGATGGCGTGCAGAGCGGTACGGTACAGTGCTGCTTTACCGCACCCTATTATTTCGTCGGTAAGGACGAAACCTTTGCGCTGGGTTCAGGCATTCCGTTCGGATTGAACTCCAGACAGATGACAGCGTGGATGTTCCGGGGCAACGGATTGAAGCTAATGCGCGAATTTTATAAAAAATACAACATCATTAGCTTTCCAATGGGCAATACCGGCACACAGATGGGAGGCTGGTTCCGTAAGCCGATCGAGACGCTCGACGACGTTAAGGGTTTGAAGATCCGCATCCCCGGTCTTGCTGGAAACGTCTTCGAGCGACTCGGAGCAGTGCCTCAGCAGATCCCGGGTTCGGATATCTATACCTCCCTCGAGAAGGGCACTATAGACGCCGCTGAATGGGTGGGACCTTTGGACGACATGAGCTTGGGTCTGAACAAGGTTGCGCCTCACTACTATTATCCAGGGTGGTGGGAAGGCTCGGCGCAAGTCGATCTGTTCGTGAACACGGAAGCGTTCGAACAGCTGCCCGATGAGTACAAGGCGATTATCGAAGCGGCGTCGGCAGTAGGGCACATCACCATGCAATCCGTTTACGATGCAGAGAATCCGAACGCGCTCAAGCAATTGGTTGCGGGTGGTGCAAAGCTGCACCGCTTCTCCAAACCCATTATGGATGCGAGCTTCAAAGAATCCATGGCGCTGTTCGAAGATATTTCGGCCAAGAACGAAAACTGGAAGAAGGTCTACGATGACTTCAAGAAATTCCGGGCCGATCAAAATCTTTGGTTCAAGTTTGCCGAAGGAAGCTTCGACCAGTATATGCATACGCAGAAGCTTTAA
- a CDS encoding GAF domain-containing protein has translation MFQLSEQQYDSKEAHYADLLQQVKGLLAGEHDLIANAANFSALIFNSLPQLNWAGFYLFNGQELVVGPFQGKPACVRIALGSGVCGTAAQTRTTQVVADVNAFPGHIACDAASQSEIVVPLVYADGATLGVWDVDSFVVNRFDDDDRRGMEALCALFMSSLQPAH, from the coding sequence ATGTTTCAATTGAGTGAGCAGCAGTACGACAGTAAAGAAGCTCATTACGCAGATCTGCTTCAGCAAGTAAAAGGGCTGCTTGCCGGCGAGCATGACCTGATAGCCAATGCCGCAAACTTCAGCGCGCTGATATTCAATAGCCTGCCCCAACTGAATTGGGCCGGATTCTATTTGTTCAATGGCCAAGAACTGGTCGTTGGGCCGTTTCAGGGCAAGCCGGCCTGCGTACGGATTGCATTGGGCTCAGGCGTATGCGGTACAGCGGCGCAAACCCGTACGACTCAGGTCGTGGCAGACGTCAATGCCTTTCCCGGCCATATCGCCTGCGATGCCGCATCCCAGTCGGAAATCGTGGTTCCGCTGGTTTACGCTGATGGAGCAACGCTGGGCGTATGGGACGTAGACAGCTTTGTCGTCAATCGCTTTGACGACGATGATCGTCGCGGCATGGAGGCGCTTTGCGCCCTCTTCATGTCGAGCCTGCAGCCCGCCCACTAG
- a CDS encoding TetR/AcrR family transcriptional regulator: MKQSVFISPTAARVLDAAQILIQNNGYNGFSYEDLSRMVGLRKPSLHHHFPKKEDLGATVVERYTERFVLALSEIENTHADAAEQIQAYVSLFIDTYGATQRLCPCGMLGAEAETLPNRVRVGVTTFFELNLSWLEAAVARGKKSGAFTLRGSPEQAALLLFAALEGAMVVGRGLNRSAAVAAVGQAAMHSVLTVKST, translated from the coding sequence ATGAAGCAGTCCGTGTTCATCTCTCCTACCGCAGCCCGCGTCCTCGATGCGGCGCAGATCCTCATTCAAAACAACGGCTATAACGGGTTTTCGTACGAAGATCTATCCAGAATGGTAGGCTTGAGAAAACCGAGCCTGCATCATCACTTTCCCAAGAAAGAAGATCTTGGCGCCACGGTTGTCGAACGCTATACCGAGCGCTTTGTTCTGGCGCTCAGCGAAATAGAAAATACGCATGCAGACGCCGCAGAACAAATACAAGCCTACGTGAGCCTGTTTATCGACACTTACGGCGCAACGCAAAGGCTATGTCCGTGCGGCATGTTGGGCGCAGAAGCGGAAACCTTGCCGAATCGCGTCAGAGTGGGAGTCACGACTTTCTTTGAGTTGAATCTTTCATGGCTGGAAGCGGCTGTAGCTCGCGGCAAGAAATCGGGGGCATTCACGCTTCGTGGCAGCCCCGAACAGGCTGCGTTGCTATTGTTCGCTGCGCTGGAAGGCGCCATGGTGGTGGGCCGAGGCCTTAATCGCAGCGCAGCGGTCGCTGCCGTCGGACAAGCCGCCATGCATAGTGTATTGACAGTCAAGTCGACATAA
- a CDS encoding OsmC family protein, protein MTSTTKPYLDIDAIKATVEAVREQPALGKVTFNMKSRATGGVALETKTGPIVQNGNPDASRNAKFTLTSDEPVALLGTDTGVSPAEYALKALAGCYAVTLTSLAASRGIQLDKIAMDLNFDIDLNGFLGIDESVRNGAQAIRVDVQLESEGTSREQLNDLVNSLERHSPLHDTFANPVNVSARLI, encoded by the coding sequence ATGACATCTACTACGAAGCCATATCTCGATATCGACGCCATCAAAGCCACTGTTGAAGCCGTGCGCGAGCAGCCTGCTCTCGGCAAAGTCACTTTCAATATGAAAAGCCGAGCAACGGGAGGTGTGGCGTTAGAGACCAAAACCGGACCGATCGTGCAGAACGGTAATCCTGACGCTTCACGCAACGCCAAATTCACCTTGACCAGCGATGAGCCGGTCGCACTGCTGGGCACTGACACTGGCGTGAGTCCGGCCGAGTACGCGTTGAAGGCATTGGCAGGCTGCTATGCAGTTACATTGACATCATTGGCTGCTTCACGGGGTATTCAACTCGACAAAATCGCGATGGATCTGAACTTCGACATTGATCTAAACGGTTTTCTAGGGATCGACGAGTCCGTGCGCAATGGCGCTCAGGCCATTCGTGTAGACGTTCAGTTGGAAAGCGAAGGCACTAGCCGGGAGCAGCTGAACGACTTGGTGAACTCATTGGAACGTCATTCGCCTTTGCACGACACGTTCGCCAACCCGGTCAATGTCAGCGCCCGTCTGATCTAA
- a CDS encoding NADP(H)-dependent aldo-keto reductase — MKYRKLGHTDIEVSLIGLGTMTWGEQNTEAEAHEQIDYALSQGVNLVDTAEMYPVPPKAETQGRTETYIGTWLAKTGRRNDIVLASKVAGAATDPKRPSHLRSGQTHLDRKNMTEALDASLKRLQTDYLDLYQLHWPDRTTTIFGRPAYPWKNDEYTVPIEETLEVLQDFVKAGKVRHIGVSNETPWGVAQYLKLAETRKLPRIASIQNPYNLLNRIYENGLSEFSHLEGVGLLAYSPLAMGVLAGKYLNGARPEGARMTLFTRFDRYSKPQAELATAEYVQLAHDQGLSPATMALAFVNQQPFVTSNLIGATRLDQLKENIDSVEVTLSADVMTTIQSIHQRYPNPAP, encoded by the coding sequence TTGAAATATCGGAAACTTGGACACACAGACATTGAAGTCAGCCTGATCGGACTGGGCACCATGACTTGGGGCGAACAAAACACCGAAGCCGAGGCCCACGAACAAATCGACTATGCCTTGTCACAAGGGGTGAACCTGGTGGACACGGCAGAAATGTATCCCGTGCCGCCCAAGGCTGAAACACAAGGCCGCACCGAAACCTATATTGGCACTTGGCTGGCCAAAACAGGCCGGCGCAACGATATCGTACTGGCCAGCAAAGTAGCGGGCGCCGCCACCGATCCGAAACGCCCCAGCCATCTTCGCAGCGGCCAAACACACCTGGACCGCAAGAACATGACCGAAGCGCTGGACGCCAGCCTGAAGCGCCTGCAAACCGATTATCTGGACCTTTATCAGCTGCACTGGCCCGATCGCACCACAACCATATTTGGCCGCCCTGCCTACCCCTGGAAGAACGATGAATATACGGTGCCCATAGAGGAAACCCTGGAGGTGCTGCAAGACTTCGTCAAAGCCGGCAAGGTGCGCCATATCGGCGTATCAAACGAAACGCCGTGGGGCGTGGCGCAATACCTGAAGCTGGCCGAAACACGCAAACTGCCCCGCATCGCATCCATTCAAAACCCCTACAACCTGCTCAATCGCATCTACGAGAACGGCCTGTCTGAATTCAGCCACCTGGAAGGCGTGGGGCTGCTGGCCTACTCGCCCTTGGCCATGGGAGTACTGGCCGGCAAGTACTTGAACGGAGCCCGCCCCGAGGGCGCCCGCATGACGCTGTTTACGCGTTTTGACCGCTACTCCAAACCTCAGGCCGAACTCGCTACAGCCGAATATGTACAGCTGGCGCACGATCAAGGTTTATCGCCGGCAACCATGGCGCTGGCGTTTGTGAATCAACAGCCTTTTGTCACCAGCAACCTGATAGGTGCAACCCGCCTTGATCAGTTGAAAGAAAACATCGACAGCGTCGAGGTGACGCTATCAGCAGATGTGATGACAACAATCCAGTCCATTCATCAGCGTTATCCGAATCCAGCGCCCTGA
- a CDS encoding type II toxin-antitoxin system RelE/ParE family toxin: MAIIILPDAQEDLLALQRYMLKHWNPQLHEKAVDEIFNLLEKIETGRRSGQPVAKLVEVGITDYQAVLTSHHRIVYRKIDDIVFVYIVAGQQQDFMSLLTRRVMQRL, translated from the coding sequence GTGGCCATTATCATCTTGCCCGACGCTCAGGAAGACTTGCTTGCTCTGCAGCGCTATATGCTCAAACACTGGAATCCCCAGTTGCATGAAAAAGCTGTGGATGAAATCTTCAATCTGCTTGAGAAAATCGAAACAGGCAGACGGTCGGGCCAGCCTGTGGCAAAACTCGTCGAAGTCGGCATCACCGACTATCAGGCCGTCCTTACTTCGCATCACCGCATCGTCTATCGTAAGATAGACGACATCGTATTCGTATATATCGTCGCAGGCCAACAGCAAGACTTCATGAGCCTGCTCACGCGCCGGGTCATGCAACGCCTCTGA
- a CDS encoding type II toxin-antitoxin system Phd/YefM family antitoxin, which translates to MQLNDKIRSISYLKNNAAKMAEQLESDGSPFIITQNGEASMVLENIERYEAKEELIALLKILALGEKDRLAGKGIDAQAFRQTLKANRT; encoded by the coding sequence ATGCAGCTAAACGACAAGATACGCTCGATCTCTTATCTTAAAAACAATGCAGCCAAGATGGCAGAGCAGCTAGAGAGCGACGGCAGTCCCTTCATCATTACGCAAAACGGTGAGGCCAGCATGGTGCTGGAAAATATCGAACGCTATGAAGCAAAGGAAGAACTGATTGCGTTGCTAAAAATACTAGCCCTAGGGGAAAAAGACCGTCTGGCCGGAAAAGGCATCGATGCCCAGGCGTTTCGCCAGACGCTAAAAGCAAATAGAACGTAG
- a CDS encoding fumarylacetoacetate hydrolase family protein, with translation MGPWIETEVNIDAMETVVAVNGQETIRFKTKDMLFGIESSISAMSQPLRSLEARLSEKDKPHSRHEQPKRRSNEGSLVYQEWRCINSVASR, from the coding sequence ATGGGACCCTGGATCGAGACTGAGGTAAACATTGATGCCATGGAGACCGTGGTTGCGGTGAACGGGCAAGAGACGATCCGCTTCAAAACCAAGGACATGCTCTTTGGCATTGAAAGCTCCATCAGTGCCATGAGCCAGCCCTTGAGGTCACTTGAGGCGCGACTATCCGAAAAAGACAAACCTCATTCAAGACATGAACAACCGAAAAGGAGAAGTAATGAAGGCAGCCTGGTATACCAAGAATGGAGATGCATCAACAGTGTTGCAAGTCGGTGA
- a CDS encoding NADPH:quinone reductase, with protein MKAAWYTKNGDASTVLQVGELPSPQPGPGEVRVKVLASGVNPSDVKSRAGSRPVVSDFVIPHSDGAGIIDEVGAGVDPNRVGERVWIWNGQWQRAMGTAAQEIALPSHQAVHLPENTTFEAGACLGIPALTAARAVELAGDLSGKTVLVIGASSAVGFYVAQMARFRGARVIGTAGSDEKASLLTAADFKEIIFYKKESVAERVGVLTDGSGVDVVIDMDFSSTASLAAQGAVAYHGTIVCYGSNLRGDIPIEFGAWLSRSLSLHFFLVYDLLPSDRQRALDNVQVLLKQEVLRHQIGQTFPLDDIVAAHQAVEAGNVLGNVVVSL; from the coding sequence ATGAAGGCAGCCTGGTATACCAAGAATGGAGATGCATCAACAGTGTTGCAAGTCGGTGAATTGCCATCACCCCAGCCAGGGCCTGGTGAGGTGCGCGTGAAGGTGCTTGCCTCGGGAGTCAATCCATCTGACGTCAAGTCGCGAGCAGGCAGCCGGCCTGTTGTGTCCGACTTTGTCATACCACATAGCGATGGAGCGGGGATCATAGATGAGGTCGGAGCAGGCGTTGACCCAAACCGGGTCGGAGAGCGGGTATGGATATGGAACGGCCAGTGGCAACGCGCAATGGGGACTGCGGCTCAGGAGATTGCCCTGCCTTCACACCAAGCGGTCCATTTGCCCGAGAACACAACATTCGAGGCTGGCGCCTGTCTGGGCATTCCGGCGCTCACGGCTGCTCGCGCTGTTGAGCTGGCCGGCGACCTGAGCGGCAAGACGGTTCTTGTAATCGGAGCGAGCTCTGCGGTCGGATTCTATGTTGCGCAAATGGCCCGGTTCCGTGGAGCCCGTGTCATCGGGACCGCAGGCTCTGACGAGAAAGCCTCTCTGCTGACGGCCGCTGATTTCAAAGAGATTATTTTCTATAAAAAAGAGTCGGTGGCTGAAAGAGTTGGTGTGTTGACAGACGGATCGGGCGTCGATGTGGTAATCGATATGGATTTTTCATCGACTGCTTCTCTTGCGGCCCAAGGGGCGGTTGCCTACCATGGGACCATCGTTTGCTATGGATCCAATTTGCGTGGAGATATACCGATAGAGTTCGGCGCGTGGCTGTCGCGCTCGCTGTCCTTGCATTTCTTTCTTGTATACGACTTGTTGCCGTCTGATCGCCAGCGAGCACTGGATAATGTCCAAGTCTTGCTTAAGCAAGAGGTTTTACGGCACCAGATCGGGCAAACGTTTCCGCTGGATGATATCGTCGCGGCCCATCAAGCGGTAGAAGCCGGCAATGTGCTGGGCAATGTGGTGGTAAGCCTTTAA
- a CDS encoding GMC family oxidoreductase, translated as MNKTSAPSSDTQHFDYVIVGSGAAGAIIANRLTESGATVCLLEAGPSDNMLYLHIPAGFIKAVFNPKYAWQFSSEPTENTHGRRIPIPQGRTLGGSTSINGLIYNRGQSADYDAWANLGNPGWGFNDVLPYFKSMETRAGGDDHYRGRSGELPISDIDWIHPLCEAFMNGAIEAGIPRNEDYNGIEQAGVGYFQRTIDKGWRMSTARRFLRPIRSRSNLDIKTYAQASRILLEGKKAVGVAYCHPKQPNITRSVMARKEIIIACGAINTPKLLQLSGIGPAKLLQEKNISVVHDLPGVGENLSDHYSVRVVAKVKNSETINELVKGPRLAGQIFKWLAKKPSVMALSPSLVHYFWKSLPELNAPDLQGVFTPASYKEGYVGMLDDFPGMTAGIWQHRPQSRGHVRIKSADPFEDPIVQPNYLEHPQDQLTLIRGIRLARKLLRSKALEHYFDKEALPGELCESDNELLDFAKRYGVSSYHVNGTAHMGPASDRLAVVDSQLRVHGIQNLRIADSSIMPSIPSANTCAATMMIGNKAGDLIRGSTRA; from the coding sequence ATGAATAAAACATCAGCCCCCTCATCTGATACTCAACACTTTGACTACGTTATTGTCGGTTCTGGTGCGGCTGGCGCCATCATTGCAAACCGCCTGACCGAGAGTGGCGCAACGGTTTGCCTGCTTGAGGCTGGCCCGTCCGACAACATGCTGTATTTGCATATACCGGCAGGGTTTATCAAAGCGGTATTCAACCCCAAGTATGCATGGCAGTTTTCAAGCGAACCAACAGAGAATACGCACGGCCGCCGCATACCCATTCCTCAGGGCCGCACGCTGGGAGGCTCTACCTCAATCAACGGCTTGATCTACAACCGCGGCCAGTCGGCCGATTACGACGCATGGGCCAATCTGGGTAACCCCGGATGGGGGTTCAACGATGTTCTGCCTTATTTCAAATCGATGGAAACAAGAGCTGGCGGCGACGACCACTACCGCGGCCGCTCTGGAGAGTTGCCCATTTCGGATATAGACTGGATTCATCCGCTGTGCGAAGCCTTTATGAATGGCGCAATCGAAGCGGGCATTCCAAGAAATGAGGACTACAACGGCATAGAGCAAGCCGGGGTCGGTTATTTCCAGCGCACTATAGACAAAGGCTGGCGTATGAGTACCGCGCGCCGCTTCCTGAGGCCCATAAGATCGCGCTCAAATCTGGACATCAAAACGTACGCGCAGGCCAGCCGGATTTTGCTTGAGGGTAAAAAGGCCGTCGGTGTGGCCTATTGCCACCCGAAGCAACCCAACATCACCCGGTCCGTCATGGCTCGCAAAGAAATCATTATTGCCTGTGGAGCTATCAATACGCCTAAACTGCTACAGCTATCCGGCATAGGTCCAGCCAAGCTGCTACAAGAAAAAAACATAAGCGTAGTACATGATTTACCAGGCGTGGGTGAGAACCTGAGCGACCACTACTCGGTTCGAGTTGTGGCAAAGGTGAAAAATAGTGAAACCATCAATGAGCTTGTCAAAGGCCCCAGGCTGGCTGGGCAGATTTTCAAATGGCTTGCGAAGAAGCCAAGTGTCATGGCCTTAAGCCCATCGCTGGTGCATTATTTCTGGAAATCATTGCCTGAGCTCAATGCCCCGGACCTGCAGGGTGTCTTTACGCCCGCCAGCTACAAAGAAGGTTACGTCGGCATGCTGGATGACTTTCCTGGCATGACGGCTGGCATATGGCAGCACCGGCCCCAAAGCCGAGGCCATGTACGCATTAAGTCAGCCGATCCATTCGAAGACCCCATCGTTCAGCCCAACTACCTTGAGCATCCGCAAGACCAGCTTACCCTGATACGCGGCATCAGGCTGGCCCGCAAATTGTTGCGATCGAAGGCACTCGAACACTATTTTGATAAAGAAGCGCTACCCGGCGAGCTATGCGAATCTGATAACGAATTGCTGGATTTCGCCAAGCGGTATGGCGTCTCGTCATACCATGTAAATGGAACGGCCCACATGGGTCCGGCAAGCGACAGGCTTGCGGTTGTCGATAGCCAGTTACGTGTACACGGCATACAGAATTTGCGGATTGCCGACTCGTCCATCATGCCGTCTATTCCATCGGCAAATACTTGCGCCGCAACAATGATGATCGGCAATAAGGCCGGGGACTTGATTCGCGGAAGTACCAGAGCATGA
- a CDS encoding TRAP transporter substrate-binding protein — protein MKFKFLIAAMSAAFSFASTPAANAVEIDVASTFPKDMMFLGDGLKQFAKSVDEISDGDIKIKIHGAGDLVPALEVLNAVSSGAVSGGYDWVGYWGGSIPVANLVGALPFGPTPEVLAEWIWEGGGMQIIQKAYDKRNVKFLPCVVVPAEPAGWFNKEIKTVEDLQGLKMRIGGLAGRALTKVGVSPQMIPGGEVFVSLERGRIDAAEFSLPAVDETIQLNKAAKNYYFPGWHQPSSINSITFNMKVWNDLNDLQRHQITTACRSSFLWTLTNGVPQQLEALKRMEEGGTSILRLPDEVLDALRKATDEVIAEERKKDPLFDEAYASLSAYIEGADRWKSLQSTK, from the coding sequence ATGAAATTCAAGTTCCTTATTGCTGCGATGTCGGCAGCGTTCAGCTTTGCCTCCACGCCAGCCGCCAACGCGGTCGAAATCGATGTAGCCAGTACTTTTCCCAAAGATATGATGTTTCTGGGAGATGGCCTGAAGCAGTTTGCCAAGTCGGTTGATGAAATAAGCGACGGCGATATCAAGATCAAGATTCACGGCGCAGGTGATCTGGTGCCCGCGCTCGAGGTGCTGAACGCGGTAAGTAGCGGCGCGGTCAGTGGCGGCTACGATTGGGTAGGGTATTGGGGCGGCAGTATTCCTGTGGCCAACCTGGTTGGGGCGCTGCCATTTGGCCCCACCCCCGAAGTGCTGGCGGAATGGATCTGGGAAGGCGGCGGTATGCAGATCATTCAAAAGGCCTACGACAAGCGCAACGTCAAATTCCTTCCTTGTGTTGTTGTGCCGGCAGAGCCGGCTGGCTGGTTTAACAAGGAAATCAAAACGGTTGAAGATCTGCAGGGCTTGAAGATGCGTATCGGTGGCTTGGCAGGTCGCGCATTGACCAAGGTCGGCGTCAGTCCACAGATGATTCCGGGCGGAGAGGTGTTTGTTTCGCTGGAACGCGGGCGTATTGATGCGGCAGAGTTCTCGCTCCCGGCGGTCGATGAAACCATTCAATTGAATAAAGCCGCAAAAAACTACTATTTTCCCGGTTGGCATCAACCGTCCAGCATCAACTCAATCACTTTCAACATGAAGGTGTGGAACGATTTGAACGATTTGCAAAGGCATCAAATCACTACAGCGTGCCGGTCATCCTTCCTGTGGACGCTCACCAATGGCGTGCCGCAACAGCTGGAAGCGCTCAAGCGCATGGAAGAGGGTGGCACCTCCATCCTTCGCCTCCCTGACGAGGTGCTGGATGCCTTGCGCAAGGCAACCGACGAGGTCATTGCAGAAGAACGCAAGAAGGACCCGCTTTTTGACGAAGCTTACGCTTCCTTAAGTGCCTATATCGAGGGTGCTGATCGCTGGAAATCGTTGCAAAGCACCAAGTGA
- a CDS encoding TRAP transporter small permease subunit, whose protein sequence is MIFILVFVVLAAVIGAQLGLSELTSWENPIPLFGNHLNMTSIGELQWHIFALLVMLSGAYALKEDRHVRVDVWSARFSDRTRLIIDLLGDVFLLIPFFALLTWYSWAFMQMAYEFGEQSNAGGLVDRYLVKAALPLGSVLMLGAGLGRVLRNLGLLLSNSGNTTSEDSIQ, encoded by the coding sequence TTGATCTTCATACTTGTGTTTGTGGTGCTGGCAGCAGTCATAGGTGCGCAGCTTGGGCTTAGCGAGCTGACCAGTTGGGAAAACCCCATCCCCTTGTTTGGCAATCATCTGAACATGACCAGTATTGGCGAATTGCAATGGCATATATTTGCCTTGCTTGTCATGCTCTCTGGGGCTTACGCCTTGAAAGAAGATCGCCATGTACGTGTAGACGTCTGGTCGGCGCGATTCTCTGACCGCACCCGACTCATCATTGATCTTCTGGGCGACGTGTTTTTGCTGATTCCTTTCTTTGCATTGCTCACCTGGTATTCATGGGCATTCATGCAGATGGCGTACGAGTTTGGCGAACAGTCCAATGCAGGCGGGCTTGTGGACCGCTATCTGGTCAAAGCGGCATTGCCGCTGGGAAGCGTACTGATGCTCGGAGCAGGGCTTGGCCGTGTCTTGCGGAATCTGGGCTTGCTATTGTCTAACTCGGGCAATACCACCTCCGAGGACTCAATTCAATGA
- a CDS encoding TRAP transporter large permease subunit, which yields MTYFLPSLMLLALVAGIFTGYPVAFLLAGLSVLFMLLGDIALPSFSLIANRVFGAVLENWILAAIPLFIFMGIMLDKSKVANKLLTELEALFGGKPGGMGLAVVIIGIIMAASTGIIGASVVLMGTLALPMMLKQGYDKTVAIGTVLGSGTLGILIPPSIMLVVFGDVMQIPIGDLFAGALIPGLMLGGFYALYIIYVAITNPKRVPAGPKPPAGSLGKLLLRLCMNLIIPGVLISSVLVSIVVGVATPTEGAAIGAFGAMALAFFSRELSWKVLVASLKETCLTTGMILVLAIGATAFSLIFKRIGGQSMIEDAAGMLGHSPYMVILAIMLLIFVLGFFLEWIEISFLVLPLFAPIVAGLDFGEAFASQNEVMIWFALLVAINLQTSFLTPPFGYALFYLKGIAIPGITTIDIYRGVVPIVLIQLLGVLLVALFPVIALWLPGKF from the coding sequence ATGACTTATTTTTTACCGTCCTTGATGCTGCTTGCCCTGGTTGCCGGCATTTTTACAGGCTATCCCGTGGCCTTCTTGTTGGCCGGCCTATCAGTGTTGTTCATGTTGCTGGGCGACATTGCGCTTCCCTCATTTTCCTTGATTGCGAATCGTGTATTCGGGGCCGTTTTGGAAAACTGGATACTGGCGGCCATTCCCCTGTTCATCTTCATGGGCATAATGCTCGATAAATCCAAGGTGGCTAACAAGCTGCTTACCGAGCTTGAAGCGCTTTTTGGTGGCAAGCCCGGTGGTATGGGTTTGGCTGTGGTCATTATTGGCATCATCATGGCCGCCAGTACCGGAATTATCGGCGCGTCTGTAGTGCTAATGGGTACACTGGCCTTGCCCATGATGCTAAAGCAAGGTTACGACAAAACCGTCGCCATCGGTACAGTGCTGGGCTCGGGCACTCTGGGTATTCTTATACCGCCCAGCATCATGCTTGTCGTGTTTGGCGACGTTATGCAAATACCTATTGGCGATCTGTTTGCCGGCGCGCTTATTCCCGGCTTGATGTTGGGCGGGTTCTACGCCTTGTATATCATTTATGTAGCAATTACCAATCCTAAAAGGGTGCCTGCCGGGCCGAAGCCGCCAGCGGGAAGCCTTGGGAAGCTGTTGCTGCGATTATGCATGAATCTCATTATTCCCGGCGTGCTTATATCAAGTGTGCTGGTTTCCATTGTGGTGGGCGTAGCCACGCCTACAGAGGGTGCTGCAATTGGCGCATTCGGGGCAATGGCGCTTGCATTTTTCAGCCGTGAACTTTCATGGAAGGTGTTGGTTGCCAGCCTGAAAGAAACTTGCCTGACCACGGGCATGATATTGGTGCTGGCCATTGGCGCTACAGCGTTCAGTCTCATCTTCAAGCGTATCGGCGGGCAAAGCATGATAGAAGATGCGGCAGGCATGCTGGGGCATAGTCCTTACATGGTGATTCTGGCCATCATGTTGCTGATATTTGTATTGGGCTTTTTTCTTGAATGGATAGAGATTTCATTTCTGGTCTTGCCTTTGTTTGCGCCCATTGTTGCCGGGCTTGATTTTGGCGAGGCGTTTGCCAGTCAGAATGAAGTCATGATCTGGTTTGCTTTGTTGGTAGCCATTAATCTGCAAACCTCCTTCCTGACTCCTCCTTTCGGCTATGCGCTTTTCTATCTGAAAGGCATTGCCATACCTGGCATCACAACCATTGATATTTACCGCGGTGTAGTGCCCATAGTCCTGATACAGCTTCTAGGAGTCCTGCTTGTCGCGCTGTTTCCTGTAATTGCGCTGTGGTTGCCAGGAAAGTTTTAA